In Penaeus chinensis breed Huanghai No. 1 chromosome 41, ASM1920278v2, whole genome shotgun sequence, the genomic window atatatatatatatgtgtgtgtgtgtgtgtgtgtgtgtgtgtgtgtgtgtgtgtgtgtgtgtgtgtattatatatatatatatatatatatatatatatatatatataatacacacacacacacacacacacacatatatatatatatatatatatatatatatatatatatatatatgtgtgtgtatatatatatatatatatatatatatatatgtgtgtgtatgtgtgtgtaaatatatgatatatatacatatatatacatacatacatctaaaaaacaaatatatatatatatatatatatatatatatatatatatataatgtatatatatatatatatatatatgcgtgtgtgtgtgtgtgtgtgtgtgtgtgtgtgtgtgtgtttgtgtgtgtgtgtgtgaatatatgatatatttacatatgtatacatacatacatattcatacatttacatatatatatatatatatatatatatatatgtgtgtgtgtgtgtgtgtgtgtgtgtgtgtgtgtgtgtgtgtgtgtgtatgtgtgtgtgtgtgtgtgtgtgtgtgtgtgtgtgtctgtatatatatatatatatatatatatatatatatatatatatatatatatatatatatatagtatatacatatatatatgtatgtatgtataaatataatatatatatatatatatatacatatatatacatacatacgtattcatacatttacatatatatatattttttttttttcttcttcttttttacacagccattcattccactgcaggacataggcctctctcaattcactactgaaaagttatatgacagtgtcacccttgcctgattggatgcccttcctaatcaaccggcgtGCTACCACctctgccacggcggcgacttcccctacgacatctgcgcttgacttctcaaggcgatgcgtcgttttctcgggctcgagccagcagtcagagcgcaggcattttttacgaccaccgcgacggggaattgaactcgggatcaaaGGGACAATTCTGATTGCGTCAAGAAATTAAttgggaaagggagaatagagcAAAGTAGAGTATAcgaaaggaaaatcgtgaaagaaGGTTAGGGTTGATTACTGAATTCTACCAAGGAAAAATAGTGGAAAATACCGGCGGTTGGATcccgtttcattattatttgttttatcttatctttatgattattattggtttataattagtaggcaaagggagggtgTAAAATTCAAGCTAACAGTAGACTTGAACTGATTcagtaaaataatatttttgtaattttctaatattatttatcactgttaatatcataCCCATTGTCATATGccacttgtttattattattagattatagtATAAAATGAACTGATTAAAACTGACCACTGTATCTCAGCAGATAAATGAATTCCATCCATCCCACGAGCCTGAAGACCGTTAAGCCATGCTACTCAGATTAAAATTAAGTAAttcaaaattgggttttctcagGGTGTTCTTTGAACCAATACAAATGTAAcctttttattatttgcattaggACTGATCTTGAGAAACTGGCAGCAGTAATTTAGTGCActatatcttatataatatatgaaaaatttgcgatataacatatatatatatatatatatatatatatatatatatatatatatatatttatatatcctgcAGTGGCTTTGCGCGCGTCAGTGTCAAGCGTTCGAAAACGGGAGGCATGCATTCTATCGAAGACTGACCTCATAATAAGCATCGATTCCCCAGGCTTTCCatcgtccatatatatacatatatgtgtgtgtgtgtttgtgcgtgtgtgtgtgtgtgtgtgtgtgtatgtataaatataaatatatatatatatatatatatatatatatatatatatatatatatatatatatttgtatatatgtatatatgtatatatatatatatatatatatatatatatatgtgtgtgtgtatgtgtgtgtgtgtgtgtgtgtgtttatatatatatatatatatatatatatatatatatatatatatatgtatgtatatatatacatatatatatatatatatatatatatatatatttgtatatttgtatatatatatatatatatatatatatatatatatatatgtgtgtgatatgtgtgtgtgtgtgtgtgtgtgtgtgtgtgtgtgtatgtgtgtgtgtgtatatatatatatatatatatatatatatatatatatatatatatatttgtatatatgtatatatgtatatgtatatatatatatattatatatatatatatatatatgaatgtatgtgtgtgtgtgtgtgtgtgtgtgtgtgtgtatgtgtgtgtgtgtttgtgtatgtgtgtgtgtgtgtgagcatgtgtgtgtgtgtgtgtgtgtgtgtgcgtgtatatatatatatatatatatatatatatatatatatatatatatatatatatatatatatatatatatatatgtatatatagatatatatatacatatatatatgtatatatgtgtgtgtgtgtataaatacatcaccggtgcggtgtttgacgaactacttggcgccatgttcacatcatgtagttgactcggccattatactggggcggctgacccatgatccttccccggaGGATTAGTTGGTTAGGTTGTTAATGGTTCTAAACCCACCATTAGATCTACAATAGACTCACCGACtaccgtgtatatatgtatatgtatatatacatatatatatatatatatatatatatatatatatatatatatatatatatttgtatgtgtatatatatatatatgtgtatatatatatatatatatatatatatatatatatatatatatatatatatatatatatatatatatatatatatttgtatgtgtgtatatatatatatatatatatatatatatatatgcatatatatatatatatatatatatatatacatatatatatttgtatgtgtgtatatatatatatatatatatatatatatgcaagtatatatatatatatatatatatatatatacatatatatatgtgtgtgtgtgtgtgtgtgtgtgtgtgtgtgtataaagtgtatgtgtctgcctgcgtgtgtgtctctgtgtgtccatCTAAACTCGTAGAGGCCGTTAGCTTCGCCCCAGGAAATCGAAATGCCTCCCCTTCGCCTGAAGTCGCAACAAACCGAAAACTTTTATCATGCAAATCTCCGAATCCATGAAGCGGAGGAAGGCCTCGGCCGCCGCCCCTTCGCTGTGCTTTTCAGCCACGGGGTTCCCATAGGGGCGTCTGTACCCGAAAAATACGtgcgtttatgattttttttttttttttggtgtattaAACTAAGGGTTTTAGGTGGAGAGGAGTGCTTTGGCGGATGAATACtgttcgttatttatttattttgtgagaAATTACAATCGTATGTTGTTATTTATTAGATATTCGTGTAATTATGATTCAGTACGTCATCAAGAAATAATTCAATTTCGTCTATGGCTGAAAACAAAAACCTAAATTGAATCCCTTCCCTTAAATGAAGCTAAtcaaacattatataaaaaaagacatattTTCAACATTcacaattcatttttatttcaattctCAAAATgttcagtacgttttcctttcctttttaggaGCTAATAAGTCGTACCTTCCGCCTGGTCCAAACGCGAAATGAAATTAGCTCCATTCCTTTCGTTCCCTTTCGAGAAAAGTAATATCAATTCAAGTTCATTTCGTTGTTCCTTACTTGGTATGAGCCAGCGAGCGCACTCCTGTCCCTCGGCCTTGTATGTGCTCCCCGCCAACCGTTGCTTGTTTTAAACTTTCagcattttaattattttccggGGGAGGAGGTAGTATCTAAActatattgttgatgttatttttctgtcagaacaaaaaaagtttttttttatgaaagatcctgtttacattttctgtgtcgctttttcccctttttttaattaCTGAACTCGGGTAATTTACTTACTATATAAGCTTTCNNNNNNNNNNNNNNNNNNNNNNNNNNNNNNNNNNNNNNNNNNNNNNNNNNNNNNNNNNNNNNNNNNNNNNNNNNNNNNNNNNNNNNNNNNNNNNNNNNNNTGGCCCATAACTAGGATGTAATTTACTTTCATTTACTTTCTGACGCAGCTGATAAGGCCTATGTGCATATTCTGGCTCCTTCTGCGATGGCCATTCACAAAGAATAATTCATATGCACATATCCATCATGCTTATAGGGTGACATgtacattacattacatatatctaacatatatttatgaaacTTTACCATTACCTAGAAAAAGTTACCACACAACAGAAGTAATATGTGATTCAAATTCTATATACCTTTTAGTATTTGGGTATACCCAGCTCTGGACTCAAAATACACATGCTAACATACACAGACATGGGCACATCAATATGTGGAGAGTTACACACAGGTGTAGACACACGTACGAAAGCACATAGGCCTATACTAACATATTGATGCAAAGTTTACTCCATCACACATTCACATGCCTACACAAACTTAGATTTatatacaacattttttttttttttctatgataaatgtataaacgAATACACAAACACTGTGCCAGAATTCCCGTTTCCTTCCACAAAATGAAAGTAAAGCCGGTCGTGATCAAGAAAACACAAAGTGCAATGGGGAAAAGGCAGCTAAAATGTCGCCAGAAACTTCAGACGAAGTGAAAAGTTAAAAAGAAGTTAGAAGCTCACCACACTTGGCCATACGCCCCCGAGCCCACAGGGGAGAGCATGGTGTACTTCTGCGGCACCTCCCATTCCGTCTTGTTTAACTCTATCGTGTGGTACCCTGGCTTAGGCATAGCGGAGTCTCCCTAGAATCCCGTTTTAAAAAAATCCCAGAGGCGGTCGAAGGGCGAAACTTTAATCCAAAGAGGGACCGGTCGTCCTCCTCCCACACTCGCTAGATCTCGACTGTTGGCTGTTGCCTCTTTCTCCCGCTCGCTTTCCGCTGAGTTCGCTATCCTTTCGCTAGGTTTTctagttgtttgtttttttgctacaTAGATCGAATGTGAAGTTTTATGCTCTGATATTGGATTATAattgagtttatatgtatatatgtgtatccatcaAAACTTGTCTTGATTTggtaattatttaattaatatgGGATAAAATTCGTTGCCAAAGCAAATTATTTTCTTACTTATATCTGCTAATTCATTAATGCCTGTCTATGATTATTAATAGGCAAACCAACTTTATTTTTGGCCATTATTGTACCTTTCACTTACTTTTATATTgctacaaaacaaaataaaaatattcgaCTAAAAATCGCTTCTTAGAGACTACAAGTATAAACCAACTTAAAAAGAAACATTCTAGCCAGCCAAAATAATCTAGACAACTAAAtacaaaaaactataataataaaaaaccttTAAAAAACCGCTCAAAACACACAAAGGATGTCGATCAACAGAAAAATCCAGAATCTTTTTGTCCCCGCGGAGTGTTGTTGCATGGACAAGGTTCCCGCGGCGAAGACAAGGCTACAGCCAGCTACCCAATTTTTCTAATTTAACGACGAGCTCGAGTCTCTCAACCGTTGAAGATGAACGTGAGTATGGTTATTTTTAAGGATGTGTTATTCAGGGTAAACATAAGTCGAGTGACGTAGAGTATAAGTGTTGTTTTGCGGTGAAAGTAAAAGGCGCCTTTGAATTTTTTcgctctatatctttatctaatgTAATAATGTCCACAAGTGTTTTGGATTAGGTGTTGTCCTTGGCCTTGGTGGCAGTGAGTTCAATATTGGTGGAAAGAAAGTGACgagaggttttatttcattgatGAAGGTCCAACACGTGGGGGTTCTTTTTTAACTAACTGTCGCGCAGCCTTTTCGCAATGCGAGGCTCAAGTTACCTGTCTCCAAATTTTACTTATAATTTCATGATGTCAGTCACtatgtttctctatatttatcttttagtttttctcctccactttatttctcttctccttcctctgttctcctcttccccctctcctctatatttgctttctccctccttcctctccctgcctctccttccttcctcctcctcctcttcctgttcctctcttcctcctcctcttcctgttcctctcttcctcctcctcttcctgttcctctcttcctcctcctcttcctgttcctctcttcctcctcctcttcctgttcctctcttcctcctcctccgcttcctgttcctctcttcctcctcctccgcttcctgttcctctcttcctcctcctcctctcctcctccttccctcctcctcctcctcccctcctccttccctcctcctctcctccttccctcctccttccctcctccaccttccctcctccttccctcatccttccctcatccttccctcccttcctccctccctctcttacgtcttcctcctcttcctctccctccatgttACCatacctcccaccctccttccttcttccctccctccctccctccctcctctctccctcctatctcaccttccctcctctctccctcctctctccctcctctctcaccttccctcctgtctcaccttccctccctccctctctccttccctccctccctctctccttccctccctccctctctccttccctccctccctctctccctctctccctctctccctccctccctcccttcctcccttcctctctccctcccttcctctctccctctctccctcccttcctctctccctcccttcctctctccctcccttcctctctccctctttccctcccttcctctctctctccctccctctctccctctctccctccctccctccctccctccctccctctctccctccctctctccctccctctctccctccctccctgtctcctgccctccctccctccctccctccctctctccctccttctctccctccctccctccctctctccctccctccctccctccctccctccctctctccctctctccccctctctctctctctctctctctctctctctctctctctctctctctctctctctctctctctcctctctctcttctctctctctctctctctctctccctccctccctccatccctccattttccaccttccttctctccctccatccctccattttccaccttccttctctccctccctccctccattttccaccttccttcccttcctccttcctgctctttctcccccccccctcctccctttccctccctccttccccctcatcctctctctcccttctgcggATTAATTTGCTAGGGCAAATTAATGATCATATtcttgtaaaaaaacaaaagttgTTGTTgtcggtacaagaaataatctgcagacatgaacagtagcaccacaaataaaggaaaaagacagtGGAAATTCCAGTCATTGCTCCCGAGAGTCAGATcttatccttttcccctccctcccttcctcccctcctcctctctctcccttgctcctcctcctctccctccctctttcccttctctctctccctctttcccttctctccctccctctttcccttctctccctccctctttcccttctctccctccctccctccttcccttctctcgctccctccttcccttctctccctccctccttcccttctctccctccctccttcccttctctccctccctccttcccttctctccctccctccttcccttctctccctccctccttcccttctctccctccctccctcccttctctccctccctccctccttccctcccttctctccctctcctcctcctcctcctccacctccacctccacctcctctcactcgctcctcctcctctcactcgctcctcctcttctacctctccttccctacctccctttctctctcccttcctctctacagtACGAATGAACTAATCAGGGCAAATTGATAATATAGTCtcgtagatatttatatattctctctctgtgtatatatatatgtatatattctctctctatctctctatctctctatctctctctttctctctttctctctttctctctttctctctttctttctctctatctctctatctctctatctctctctctctctctctctctctctctctctctctctgtattttctctctctctctctgtattttctctctctctctctgtattttctctctctctctctgtattttctctctctctctctctctctctctctctctctctctctctctctctctctctctctctctctctctctctctctctctctgtattttctctctctctctctctctctctctctattctctctctctctattctctctctgtattttctctctctctctgtattttctctctctctctctattctctctctgtattttctctctctctctctgtattttctctctctctctctgtattttctctctctctctctctctctctctctctctctgcctctctctctctctctctctctctctctctctctctgtatttctctctctctctccctctcctctccctctcctctcgtagatatttatatatctctctctctgtatatatatgtatatattctctctctatctctatctctgtctatttatctctctctctctctctctctctctctctctctctctctctctctctctctttattctctctctctctctctctttattctctctctctctctttatcctctctctctctctctctctctctctctctctctctctctctctctctctctctctctctctctctctctctctctctctccctctctctctctctctttattctctctctctctctttattctctctctctctctctttattctctctctctctctctttattctctctctctctctctctctctctctctctctctctctctctctcttattctctctctctctattctctctctctctctctctctctttattctctctctctctctctctttattctccctctctctctctctctttattctctctctctctctctctctctctctctctctctctctctctctctctctctctctctctctctctctttattctccctctctctctctctctctttattctccctctctctctctctctctttattcttcctctctctctctctctctctttattcttcctctctctctctctctctttattctccctctctctctctctctctctttattctccctctctctctctctctctctctctttattctccctctctctctctctctctctctctctctctctttattctccctctctctctctctctctctctctctcttttattctccctctctctctctctctctctctctctctttattctccctctctctctctctctctctctctttattctccctctctctctctctttattctccctctctctctctctctctctctctctctctctctctctctctctctctttattctccctctctctctctctctcccctctctccctctctctctctccccccctctctctctctctccccccccctctctctctccccccctctctctctctccccccctctctctctccccccccctctctctctccccccccctctctctctctctctctcccccccccctctctctctctctctctcccccccccctctctctctctctctctctctctctctctctctctctctctctctctctctctctctctctctctctctctctctctctctctttcatactcctgTACATTTGTAGAAGTCTTCAACACTAGACTTTTAAGAAATTACGTGGCTTTCTCTTCCACAGCAAAAGCAGAgcaggaaaggaaagagtgacAAGACAAAGGAGCGACGTGCAGCTCTCAAAGCTGAGAGAGCTAAGTTGGCAGCTGGGCGGTTCTTGGTGAAGCAGGCTAATGGCATGgtaagattttctctctctctctctctctctctctctctctctctctctctctctctctctctctctctctccctccctccctccctctccctctctccctccctccctctctccctccctccctccctccctccctccctccctccctccctctctctccctgttatatttctatgcattatctacctcatttctcttttcatttttgtgagTCTTTTTAAACAGTTGATTCTGAGCCAGTAGGATTTTGTGTGCGGTATATGATGTAAAGGCTTGGTTTAGttgtaataaaagaaatatttgattttgatatgattttaaagaaaaaattcttggcatatgtcgtgtgtgtgtgtgtgtgtgtgtgtgtgttcatatatatatatttattcatataaatatatgtgttttcatTGCAGCCTGATCCTTTAGCAAAATTTCCAACATTTCAAAAATTTGAGCGAAATGGACTGAGTTGCACTTTATCTTGCAAGAAAGTAAGAGACCTGGCTCCAGAGACACTGGAATGGGCTATTGAACTCTGTTCAGGAAACATGAAAGCAATGTAAGTCTAACTTTTATCCTTAAAATGTCATTGCTGCTAACTGCTAACCAGACAGCACttgttttttgtgcatttttcaTCCAATCATTTTCAACTTTTTTAAAACCTCAGTCTTAAGTTATTGAAAATATTTCTCTGAAAAGATAATGAATTTTCAATTTACAGGCAGTATTAAAGTTTTATAGAGATATTTTTGCCCCATCCACTCCCCTTCctgccattattatccttacattTCTTTATTAAGCAAATTCAAGAGGATTTGGCATATCTCAAGAATTGCCACTGTATTCACAAACTAACTTCTTTCACCTCCCCAAGGTATGAAAGAAGCAGTGCAGGCTGGCAcgcatgggagaagagagaggaaatgagtgagGATGCTGCCTGGTATCTCATTGCCtgcgacacagacacacagaagccCATTGCTTTCTCACACTTCCGATTTGACATGGATTATGGAGACGAGGTCTTATATTGGTGAGAGATAGTGGTTAACCTTTACTCAGTTTATTTCTTCTGCTGTTGAGTTCAAGATACTTTCCTCTAGAGGTTAACTTCCTTGTCTTTCAGTCATTTGTGTGCACACACTTGCATACTTAAGTGCACATGCACTTGGTCAGTCAGTCCAGCTTATATTTGcacatgagaaataaaaaaaaaacgactagcTGTTTTATAAATGGACTGCCTATCCCTATCCTGTAAAGAGTATTAATTGGTTTCCCCACAGCTATGAATTGCAGCTCGAGAAGGAATACCAAAAGAAAGGCCTGGGGAAATTCATGATGCAGGTTCTGGAGCTTATGGCCTTCTCCAACCAGATGATGAAAGTTGTGTTGACTGTTTTTAAGCACAACCCAGATGCAATGGCTTTCTATGAAAAGTGCAAGTAAGTAAAAGACACGAAAACCTGCATTGCAAAATTAGCAAGGATGAAGTGTTGGATATTGCTTATATGCATAGGGAGGTATAAGTCttttttataaacaaaaataacatatatttcttctttttccttaattttgttTGTGGCAAATATATTATCAGTAGATA contains:
- the LOC125047534 gene encoding N-alpha-acetyltransferase 40-like, which produces MNQKQSRKGKSDKTKERRAALKAERAKLAAGRFLVKQANGMPDPLAKFPTFQKFERNGLSCTLSCKKVRDLAPETLEWAIELCSGNMKAMYERSSAGWHAWEKREEMSEDAAWYLIACDTDTQKPIAFSHFRFDMDYGDEVLYCYELQLEKEYQKKGLGKFMMQVLELMAFSNQMMKVVLTVFKHNPDAMAFYEKCKYEVDETSPEDNFEETFDYSILSKMNKMKPTQKTSL